The following is a genomic window from Bacillus sp. FJAT-52991.
GAACTAAATGTTCATCTGGAGTATGAGGAATTTTGACATACAGCGTTTTGTTTCTTTCTTCCTGCAACATTTGCAGTTCCTCTACTGTTTGGACGTTTTTAACCACCAATTGCTTTTTTTTATTTCGTTCCTCTACATCTCCCTTTACTAAAAGAATGGAACCATCTTGCAACAAAGTGGAGACTTTTCGATAGATAGCTGGGAAAACGACGCCTTCTATTTCTCCACTCTCATCAGATAGATGAATAAAGGCCATGCTCTCTCCTTTTTTCGTACGAATCGCTCTTACTTCATTCATAAATATACCAACCACTACTTGACGATGCCCTTGCAACAATTGGGCAACAGGAACAACCCTGAACCCACTAAATATTGGCTGATAAGGCTTTGTCGGATGAGCGGATACATACACACCTAACACTTCTTTTTCCAAGGCAAGCTTCTCTTGGATAGTAATCGGCTCCGCCTCGACATATTTTGGCTTTGGAAAAAAGTCTGTATCATTAAACAAACCAAGTCCCTCATCTTCTGGTCCGACAAGCTCCACATGATCGATCGCCACATCAAGACTTGCTAATAAAACGGCACGATCCTGACCAAACTCATCGAATGCTCCTGAAAAGATCAGCGACTCTATCGCTTTTCTGTTCACAATTTTCAAAGGTACTCGCAGACAAAAATCAAACAAATCAACAAAGGGGCCCTTCTCTCTTGCCGACAAAATGGCTTTCAGCACACTTGCTCCGATTCCGCGAATCGCCGCTAAGCTATAGCGAATGCCACCTTCCTCTGCTTTAAAAGGAAAGTGACTATTATTAATAGAAGGAGGAAAAACTTGAAGACTCATCGTTTTCGCTTCACTCATGTACTGTTTCACTTTCTCTTCATTGCCAATGGCAGATGTTAAAAGTGCCGCCATAAAATTAATGGGGTAATGGGCTTTTAAATAAGCAAGCTGATAAGCAATGAAACTATAAGCAACCGCATGACTTCGGTTAAATCCGTAGTTGGCAAATTGAACGATTAAATGATACACCTTGTCCGCCGTTTCTTCACTATAGCCCTTTTGACGTGCTCCATTCACAAAATGCTGACGCTCAGCATTAAGCACTTCCCTCTTTTTTTTGCTGACAGCTCTCCTTAATAAATCAGCCTCTCCTAATGAAAAACCCGCTAGTTGCGAGGCAATTTGCATAATTTGCTCTTGATAAATTAACACGCCATAGGTCGGTTCTAAAATTCCCTTTATATCCGAATGAGGATATTCAACAGGCTTTCGACCATGCTTGCGATCAATGTACGTAGAGATATTCTCCATTGGACCTGGACGATAAAGTGCATTCACCGCCACAATATCTTCAAAGTGACTAGGCTTTAAACGCATCAGTACCTTCCGCATGCCTTCCGACTCTAATTGAAAAATGCCTGTTGTTCGCCCTTCTCCCAATAATTGAAAGGTTTGACTGTCTTGTAAAGGTATATTCTTCAAATTCAACTTTTTTCCTTCTGAATAATAAATAGATTCTAAAATCCGCTCTAAAATCGTTAAATTTCGTAGACCAAGCAAATCAATCTTTAACAAACCTAACTCTTCTAATATATCCATCGGAAACTGAGTAAGAAAAATCTGATCATGCCCTTCTTGAATGGCAATGAGGTCGGTTAGTGGTTGTTCAGTAATGACCATTCCAGCTGCATGGGTAGACGTATGTCGCGGAAGCCCTTCTAATGTTAACGCTGTTTTATATAGTTTCTCATTACTTGAAGATGCTCCAACCCATTCACGAAACTTCTCCGACTCTTCATACACTTGCCGTAACGTTAAGCCAGGACGTGTTGGAATCATTTTTGACAGCTGTTCAAGCTCTTTCGTTGAAAAACCGAACGTTCTTGCCACATCACGCATCACAGCCTTAGCAGACAATGTACCGAACGTAATAATTTGTGCAGCATGCAGCGAACCATACTTCTGTGAGATATACTGAATCACTTCATCGCGACAATGGTCCGGAAAATCTAAATCAATATCCGGCATCGATACACGTTCCGGATTCAAAAATCGTTCAAATAACAAACCGTATTTCAGCGGGTCCACCGTTGTAATATCGAGAACGTACGCAACAAGTGAACCCGCAGCTGATCCCCGTCCCGGCCCTGTTAACATCTGTTGGCTTCTTGCAAACTTCATAAAGTCCCAAACAATCAAAAAATAGTCGCTAAACCCCATGCGTTCAATGATGTTTAATTCATAAAGCAGCCGATCTTTATACTCCGGCTGATGAGCTAAGTCAGCTTCTTCTAATCCTTTAAAGCAAAGCTCTTGCAAAAACTCTCCTGCAGACTTTCCTTCCGCATGTGGAAATCGCGGAAGCAATTGGCGACCAAAAGCTAGCTCTACTTCGCAAGCAGCGGCAATTTCATTCGTTTGCTGTAATGCTTCCGGAACATCTGAAAACCATTCAGTCATTTCTTGTTGCGAAGTGAAATAGGCTCGTTGATGATCATCTATCATTGGATCAGCTAGCTGTTCACCATCACGAATCGTCTGCAAACACTGCAATGAAAAAGCCTCATCCTTTTCAATATATGCCACTTGATGAGTCACAATCAGTGGGATGGAAAGTTTCTCGCTTAAGGTTTTCATTCCTTCGTTAACGAGCTCTTCCTCTTGCTTCCCATGCCGCTGCAACGATAAGAAAAAGTGACCTGGTTCAAATAACTGGTTAAAAAACTTAGCTACCTCTTCAGCCTTTAACACATCTTTTTGAAGTAAACCTTCAATTTCCCCTTCTAAACCTGGAGTAAAAGCAAACAAGCCATCCGAATACCCTTTTAGCCATTTAATCGGAATGCCGTCTTTTGCTTTTGTTTGAATGACACTTGAAATTTTCAACAAATGATGATATCCAGTATTATTTTTTGCTAGCAGCACGAGCGGATACGAACAGTCATTTGTAAATTCACTTTTCACATCGACTGTTAAGCCGATTAACGGCTTAATCCCTTCTTTTTTACACGCTTGATAAAAAGGGATCACTCCGTACATGACATTGCGATCTGTAATCGCAAGTGCTTTGTAGTCAAGTTGTTTTGCTTTAGCAATGAGCTTATCAATTGAAATGGTGCTCGAAAGCAAACTATAACCTGTCTGAATTTGTAAATGTGTGAACATCTGATCATTCCCTTATTTACAGATTTCATCCTGTATTCTACCTATATTATAAAGGGGAGAGGAAAAAAAAGAAAATACGTTCTGTTTTCATACAAACTTGAACATTTGCATATATAGAAAGAAAGACGGATAGATAAACGGAGGCACTATGGCTGATACCTTTTTCCAAGAATTATTAAAATGTTTTTTTATCGCTTTCGGGGTTTTGCTAGGGGGATCCTTAATCGGAGGAATGGCCTCCTTCGTGACAGGCAAACCACTCTTTACAGGGATCGCGCAAATTAGTAAAAGCTTGCACATTTGGGCGATTGTCGCAGCGATTGGGGGCACATTTGATACGTTATCAAACTTTGAACGCGGCTTCCAAGAAGGGGAAACAAAAGAAGTATTTAAACAATTTTTACTCATATTATCGGCCATGGGTGGCACGCATACCGGCACGTTAATTATCGCTTGGCTAACAGGAGAACACATTGCTCCATGAGAGTCCCTACCTTTCATAAACGTCAAAAAAGAAAATGGTTGCTAAGTGGTGCCGTCATCGGCAGTTGCATAAGCTGGCTATTATTTCTCTATATGTTTGGCTCCTTGCAAGAAAGACAAGCCCTTACTTTAGAATTACAAAAAAATGAAATCCGGGACTTATCCGCTCATTTAGAAATTTGGCAGGAAGAATATAAAATGTTGAATAAAAAAACCCTGCACAAGCTGACTGTGCAGGAAGTTGAAATTGAAATAATGAACTATGAAAAGTATGGAATCGATGACGCTCAAAGTATTTATGAAATCCAGGAAAACATCAAAAAAGACTTATCCGTACTTTCAGCAAAAGATTTAGAAACCGTCTATTCACAAAAAGAATTATTGCGTCAAACAATTGAAAATAAAACGATCAAAATCAATCAAAAAAGCTATTCGCTACGTGTGAAAGAATGGCTGTTTTACACGACGATTCATATTCAGCTCGAGCTCACTCTTCAAGATAATTAGTTCTTGTATGTGATGCACGCCTGTTTGAGGTCCTTCGCTACAAGTTCCGCTTCCTCCCAAGAATAAACAGAAGCGCCTGCAGCAAGCGGATGACCTCCTCCATTGTATTTCTTGGCGATTTCATTAATAATAGGACCTTTTGAGCGAAGGCGAACTCGAATTTGATCATTTTCTTCAACGAAAAAGACCCAAGCTTTCATCCCCTTTACCTCACCAAGAGAACTAATAAGAAGAGAAGCTTCTGATGGAGTCACCCCGAACTCTTCAAGCAGCTCTTTTTTCAATGTTACAATTGCTGCTCCACTTTCTTCTAATTGAAAATGCTGTAAAATATAACCTTGCAGTTTCACCACTTTTTCATCTGTTTCATACATGCGGTTAAATAACTCATGACGATCAAATTTATATTCAATTAATTCTCCCGCATATTCCATTGTTCGGTCAGTTGTGCTTGGATAAAGGAAACGTCCGGTATCACCGACAATGCCCGCAAACAATAATCGAGCGGCCTCCTCATTCATTTTCAAGCCATCCTCTTTACCGCTTTTGTATAAATCATAAATCATTTCACTCGCGGAGCTGGCGGATGTATCTACCCAAAGTAAGTCACCGTAAGGATCTTCATTCGGATGGTGATCAATTTTGATCCATTCTTTCGCTAGCTTATAGCGATCGTCACAAATTCTTTCCTTGTTGGCTGTATCACATACGATCACGAGTGCCCCTTCATAAACTTCATTGTCAAGAACATCAAGTGTACGCAAAAAACGAAGAGTCGGTTCTTCTTTTCCGACTGTATACACCTTCTTTTCTGGAAAAGAAGTGCTAATAATTTCTGCTAGCCCTCCTTGTGACCCGTAAGCATCTGGGTCTGGACGGACATGTCGATGAATAATAATGGTGTCATAGTCTTTAATTTTTTCAATGATTTGTTTTTTCATATTTCGTTCTCCTTTGTGCTAGGCAAGTTTTTAAGGTAGAATTTCTCTCTTATTCTCGGTACAATGAAAGTAGTCAAAGAATTGTATGGAGGAAATCATATGCCTGTTTTAGTGTTTATTATTGTTATATCGTTCTCTTTCTATATCATGTATAAGGTACGGTACGTTAGAAGCAGACTTCCAATGGAAAAGAAATGGGTATCTGCTAAGTCTAGTATCGCTCTTGGCCTTTGTGTGGGCGTCTTCGGAATCAACACGCTGTTCATTCAACAATCAACGGTTGCTTACATCGTTGCCGCTGTCTTTATACTTGTCGGTTTTGGTAGTGTATGGGCGGGCATTAAAGCATATCGCCACTTCCTTCCATATGCCCGAAAAGAAGCAGAGGAATACAATAATTAATTGCTTAATAGCCGCTCCTACGATCGGAGCGGTGTTTTAATTGCGCTCAATAACTTGACACATCATTAGCGCCTTTCCTACAAGAATGCCACTATTGAACACTTCCACATCCACTTTTCCAAACTTTCGTCCAACTTCGAGCACTTTCGGATGAATTTCTAGTATGCTTTCCATTTGAACCGGCTTGATAAAGTAAATGGTAATATTCTCAATGACTAAGTCTCCTTTTTTCTGAGCACGCATCGCTTGATTTGCTGCTTCTGTTACAAGCGTAGTGAACACACCGTAAGAAATCGTCCCTATTTGATTCGTCATTTGTGGAGTCACTTCAAATGTATACACACTTTCCCCTTTTCCTGATAAATCTATTTGGTTAGTAATGGTATCATTTAATGTCTCCCCCATTTGCGGTTGCCGCTGCGTCATTTGCAGTGCTTTTAACACATCTTGCCTGCTAATAATTCCTTGAATTCGATTGTGATCATCAACAACTGGCAATAGTTCGATCCCTTCCCAAATCATGATATGGGAAGCGGAAGCAACACTTGTTTTCACACTAACTGTGATCGGATTCTTCGTCATTACCTTCTCAATCGGCCATTCTTTTTCATGCCCCATAATATCCTTCGCTGTGACCATCCCTTGTACCTTCAACTGGTCATCAATAACAGGGAAACGGCTATGCAACGTTTGCCTATTTTTTTCAAGCCAATCATTAACTGTATCATTAGCGGATAAGGCCGCCGTTTGATCAAAAGCGGTAAAAATATCACCAACAAGCACAATCTCTTTTTTAATTAACTGGTCATAAATCGCCCGGTTAATCATCGTCGCAACCGTGAATGTATCATAGCTTGTGGAGATGACAGGAAGTTCAAGCTCATCTGCTAGCTTCTTTACCTCCTCTTCCGTATCAAATCCACCTGTGATTAAAACAGCTGCCCCGGCCTGTAAAGCGTGCTCATGAGCTTGCGTTCGATTACCGACGATTAATAAATTACCTGGGCCTGTATATCTCATCATCGCCTCAAGCTTCATGGCGCCGATGACAAATTTATTTAACGTTTTATGAAGACCTGCTCGACCACCAAGCACCTGTCCGTCGATAATTTTCACGACTTCAGCAAATGTCAGCTTTTCAATATTTTCTTTCTTCTTCTGTTCGATCCGAATTGTACCCACTCGTTCAATCGCAGAAACTAACCCTTTCGTTTCCGCATCCTTAATTGCTCGATAAGCGGTCCCTTCACTGACAGACAACGCTTTCGCTATTTGCCTAACTGATATTTTCTCACCGATTGGCAACTCTTCGATATAGTGTAAAATCTGCTCATGTTTCGTTATCAACTGTTTCACCTGTTCCTTTCCGATCCCCTAATACAGTTATTATAAGATGAAAAGGTGTCGGATTCAATTTTCGGAAAAAATGTTTAGAGGAGAGAGTGGAAAACTCGCAAAGGTGGATGAAACAAAGATTGTCCCATAAAAGATCCATCTCCTTTATGAGACAACTTCTTTCATTTGCTTACAGCTCGATCACTTCACCTGGCTCTAGTACGAGACCATTGTTTGCTTCGAGTTTGTTAATAAAAGCGTAAGGATCTTGTTTAATAGGTGGGAACGTATTGAAATGGATCGGAATGACTTGCTTAGCCTGTAAAAACTGAGCCGCGATCGCAGCATCTTCCGGACCCATCGTGAAATTATCGCCAATTGGCAAGAAAGCGAGATCGATTGGATGACGTTCGCCAATTAATTTCATATCAGAGAATAACCCCGTATCTCCCGCATGATAAATTGTTTTCCCTTCGATCATTAACAATACACCCGCTGGCATTCCCATATAAAGAAATGTACCGTCTGCCTGCTGCAAACCAGAACCATGAAACGCCTGCGTAAACTTCACTTTTCCAAAATCAAATTCAAAGCTACCGCCGATATGCATCGGATGAGTATTCAATCCTTGGTGAGCCAAATAAATAGCGAGTTCATTCACCGCAATAACTAAAGCCCCACTCTTCTTCGCTAATTCGATCGTGTCACCGACATGATCACCATGACCATGCGTCAAAACGATCACATCGGGATGCTCCTCTTCTACTTTTAGATCCGTCAAACCATTTCCGGTAATAAACGGATCAATTAAGATTGTTTTTCCTTTTGTTTCTACTTTTACAATTGAATGTCCATGATAGGATACTTTCACTTTGATAAACTCCTTTCAACTGAAAATATTCCCCCTAATTTACTATTCGCTTAAATCATCTTTTTTCCTCTCATTTTACATGATAGACTTTTATTGATACGATTTTTAAAATCGCTAAGGAGGAAAACAGCATGAATCAACGATTAACAAAACTAATGAATTGGATGAAAACAGAAGATATTCCTTTTTCATTTATTACCTCATCTGAAAACGTCTTTTATTTAACAGGCTTCAGAAGCGATCCGCATGAGCGTCTTCTCGGTGTCGCCATCTTTCAAGAAGCAGAGCCTTTTCTAGTCTGTCCGAAAATGGAAGTAACCGACGCACAAAACAGCGGCTGGGCATATGAAGTCGTTGGATATACTGATATCGAAAACCCTTGGGAAATGATTCAATCCCGCGTTAATAGTCGAATCAACAACACTCAACAGATAGCTGTCGAAAAACAACACTTAAACGTTGAACGATACGAGGAACTGTCTACACGCTTCCCTTCCGCTACCTTTGTTTCAGCGGAAGCCAAGCTAGAGCAGTTGCGAATGATCAAAGATGAAAAAGAGCTAGCCAGTTTGAAAAAGGCAGCGGAATACGCTGACTATGCAATTAAAGTGGGAACAGAGGCAATCCAAGAAGGAAAATCTGAGCTGGAAATTTTAGCAGAAATCGAATTTGAAATGAAAAAGAAAGGCATTGCGGAAATGTCATTTTCGACAATGGTGTTAACTGGAGCAAATGCGGCTTCTCCACACGGCATCCCTGGGGCAACAAAAGTTCAAAAGGGCGATTTAGTCTTATTTGATCTTGGTGTCGTTTATGAAGGTTATTGCTCAGACATTACACGTACCGTTGCTTTTGGAGAAATCAACGACAAACAGCGGGAAATTTACGAAACAGTACTTAAAGCGGAACAAGCGGCGATTGCTGCGGTTAAACCAGGTATAACAGCGAAAGAAATCGATTTAATAGCGAGATCTATCATTGCCGATGCAGGATATGGAGAATACTTCCCACATCGTCTCGGTCATGGACTTGGCATTAGTGTACATGAATTCCCTAGCATCACTGAAACAAACGAGCTTGTTCTTCAAGAAGGAATGGTCTTTACCATTGAGCCAGGCATTTATGTTCCAGGTGTCGCCGGCGTTCGGATTGAAGACGATGTGTACGTGACAAGCACAGGAAGTCAAATCCTAACTTCATTCCCTAAAGAATTACTATTTGTTTAGGAAAATTTCACATTTCTCAGTAAAATTTTACTGATAGAATGCTATAATTGTTGTACACCTAAATTATAAGGGGGAATGACAAATGAGTATGAAATATGAAAATATTCTTGTAGCTGTTGACGGTTCAAAAGAAGCAGAATGGGCATTTAAAAAATCAATCGAGATTTCTAAACGAAATGATGCAACGTTAAATTTATTGCATGTCATTGACACTCGTTCATTCGCAGCCATCGAAGCATATGACCGTACAATCGCTGAACGTGCTTCTAAATATGGTAGCGACCTATTAGAAGAGTACAAAGCAGAAGCTGAAAAAGCTGGAGTGAAAGCAGTCAATACGTTTGTGGAATATGGTTCACCTAAAGTAATCATTCCTAAAGATGTAGCGAAAAAAGTCGAAGCTGACTTAATCGTTTGTGGAGCTACTGGGCTAAACGCAATGGAGCGCTTCTTAATCGGAAGTGTATCTGAACACATCACTCGTGCTGCTCGTTGCGACGTACTAGTCGTTCGCACAGATAAGGGAGAATAAGATGAAAAACTGTCTCAATTTTTTGGGGCAGTTTTTTTTATTCCCCTAGAAAACTGCCCTTATATCTTAAGGGTCTCCGATTGTAGAGAAAAACCCTTACAATCTTTTTATTTTCAATTGCTTTTGAAGCAGGAATTATTAACGGAGAATCAGCCACTACATTTGCACCGTATGAGCCGATTACACGCGAACAAATGGCTGCAATGTCTGTGCGTGCTTATGAATACAAGGCAGAGAAATCAGTAGAAGACGGTCCAATCAAGAATTTCAAAGATGCAGAAAAAATTAACGCTTACGCAAAAGAATCCGTTCAGAAAGCCTTCCGCCTAGGAATCATGGAAGGAAAAACAAATGATAAATTCGGACCAAAAGAAAGCTCAACTCGCGCTCAATCAGCTAAAGTTCTCTCCGTTATGCTTCATAAATTAGAAAAATAAAAGCATTCCCCCTCGCTTTAGCAACTGAAGCGAAGGGAATACTTTTTTCTCTACAAAAAAACAAGCCCTTACTCCTTAAGGGCTTGTTGCGCATCGATCAAGTCTTTTGCTGCACTGATTTGGAGCTGAACTTGGTCGAATCCAGTACCGCCTAAAGACTTCCTTCTTTTGACGGCTTCATATGGTGACAGCACTTGATAAATGTCTTCTTCAATGACCTCAGACGCTGCTTTTAGCTCCTCTAAAGGCAGGTCAGCGAGATAGCATTGATTTTGGATGCAGTGAAGCACTAGTTTTCCAACTATTTCGTGTGCTTCGCGGAATGGAATGCCTTTTGATGCTAAGTAATCAGCCAGCTCCGTAGCATTGGAGAAATCGTTGTGGACTGCTTCTCCTAAGCGGTCCTCGTTCACCTTCATTGTTTGAACCATTCCTGCAAAAATTTTCAAGGAACCAATAATTGTATGTACTGTATCGAACATACCTTCCTTGTCCTCTTGCATATCTTTGTTATACGCAAGCGGTAAACCTTTTAATACAGTTAACAAACTAAATAGATTGCCGTATACGCGACCTGTTTTTCCACGGATGAGCTCTGCCATATCAGGATTTTTCTTCTGAGGCATAATGCTTGATCCCGTAGAGAAGGCATCATCCATTTCAATAAATTGAAACTCTTGGCTCGACCAAAGAATCATCTCTTCTGCCAAGCGAGACAGATGCATCATTAAAATGGAAGAAGCGCTTAAAAATTCAAGGATGAAGTCACGGTCACTGACCGCATCCATGCTGTTGGCATAGACTCCTGCAAACCCAAGTAGCTCAGCCGATAATTCACGATCAATTGGGAACGTTGTACCAGCAAGGGCACCAGCGCCTAGAGGCGAGATGTCCGTCCGTTTTAATCCCTCTTGAAAACGCTCTTTATCTCTTTGCAGCATCCAGAAATATGCCATTAAGTGGTGGCCGAATGAAATCGGCTGTGCTCTTTGCAAGTGGGTGTAGCCAGGTGCGAGTGTTTCCACATGCGCCTCGGCTTTCTCCACAATTGCTTCTTGAAACGCTTCAATTAAACCAATGATTAGCTTGACCTGCTTCTTCAAGTACAAATGCATATCAGTGGCTACTTGATCGTTACGGCTACGGCCAGTGTGAAGCTTGCCACCAACCGCTCCGATTTCTTCGATCAAGAATTTTTCTAAATTTAAATGGATGTCCTCTTGGGCAACCGAAAAAGCTAATTCACCTTTTGAAGCTTTCTCCTTTAAAGCTTCAAGGCCGCCCGTGATTTGATCTGCTTCCTCTTTTGTTAAAATGCCTGTTTCACCAAGCATTGTGACATGCGCGATACTTCCTTCTAAGTCTTCAAACACAAGCTCTTGATCAAAGTGGATGGATGCTCCAAATTCATCTACCCATTGTTCTGCTGACTTTTGGAAGCGCCCTCCCCATAGCTTTTTCATGAATGAATCTTCTCCTTCTCCTGCTGTACCATTGAATTCACTTTTGTTGGAAGACCCCATAACTGGATAAACCCTACGGCTGCATCGTGATCAAACTCATCTTCTGTTGTGTATGTCGCTAGTTTTTCATTGTATAGAGAATAGTCAGATTTTCTTCCTTCTACAATGGCATGACCTTTAAACAATTTCACACGAACCGTTCCAGTCACAAACTTCTGCGTTTCTTTTAAGAATGCTTCAAGTGGTGCTCTCAATGAGGAGAACCATAATCCATCATAGATCAGCTCTGTGATTTTCTTCTCAATCACTGGTTTAAAGTGAGCGACTTCTTTTACTAACGTTAAATCTTCAAGTTCTTTATGCGCCTTGATTAATGTGATCGCACCTGGGCACTCATACACTTCTCTCGATTTAATACCAACAAGGCGGTTTTCTACATGGTCAATTCTTCCTACACCATGTTTTCCAGCTACTTCATTTAAATGAAGGATTAGTTCAGCTAAAGAATATTGTACGCCGTTCACTGCAACTGGTACACCTTCTTTAAAATCGATTTCGATGATTTCAGGACTATCTGGTGTGTTTTCTAAAGCAACTGTTAAATCATAAGCATCCTCTGGTGGCGCTGCCCAAGGATCTTCCAAAATTCCGCACTCATTGCTTCTACCCCAAAGGTTTTGGTCGATCGAGAATGGACTATCTAAGTTGATCGGCACTGGAATATTGTTTTGTTTCGCATACTCGATCTCTTCTTCCCGTGACCATTTCCAATCACGTACTGGAGCAAGAACTTCAAGATCAGGATTCAATGCTTTAATGGATACTTCGAAACGAACTTGATCATTTCCTTTACCCGTACAACCGTGAGCAACCGCGACTGCATTTTCTTTTTCAGCTACCTCTACTAGCTTTTTCGAAATAAGCGGACGTGAAAGTGCGGATACTAGCGGATATTTACCCTCGTATAAAGTATGTGCTTGAAGAGCGATTAATGCATACTCTTTTGCATATTCTTCTTTCGCATCGATCATGTAGCTCGCTACCGCTCCTACTTGAAGTGCCTTTTCTTTAATAAACTCTAAATCCTTTCCTTCACCAACATCTAAGCAACAAGCGACTACATCATAACCTTTCTCCTTTAACCACGGAATGGCCACCGATGTATCTAATCCCCCAGAATACGCAAGAACAACTTTTTTACTCATGACTTACTTCCTCCTCTAAGTTGATATCTATTAGTATAAATATTCATTTTTATTAATTTTTATTCTCTTAACATGAATAAAGAATACCATGTTCTTCATAAGCTTTCAAGTAGTTTATTCAAAAAAAGTGTATTTTTTTGCTTTTTTATGAATAAATAATCATGCAATACTGGAGTTTTGCAGAAAACAAAGGAAAACGGTAAGATGGAGAAAAAAAGATGGGAGAGCCTATGTACTTTCAAACAAACCCACGTCTTGGGATCTCTGTACCTCATTTAATGAAGGAATGGACTCATTACTCTATGAATGAACAAGCCTATATCCTTCATGAATGGGAAACGATTCGTGGCAGTATTCCCGATCGAATTAAAAACTTGGAAAAAGAAATTAACGAACGCCAAGCTCAGCTTGATCATGAAGAAAGCTTTCAGCGCTCTTGCTTGCTTAATGAAGAAATCAGTGAACTTGCTTCTATCATTAATGATCTTTGGCTTTGGTTTCGGACTTCGCCTTCTATGGAGAAATAAGTCCATCTGGCAATGTATCAGCACTCACAAAAGCCGCCGTATACTTTTCGTACACGGCGGCTTTTTCATTGGCTGTCTGCTTTCTTCTCCTGCAATAAGCGATATTGATAATATTTTTCTGCATAGGTCGTTACCGTTTTCGTTAAACGATAGTTCATACCCGCTCCGATCGCTAAACTAACAAGGGGCAAGTTAGATATTTTTTTATGTTTAAATACAGTAATAGCCATCAACTTAAACAATTGCTTGATCGGCCCTTCAATCCAAGCCGTGCCTGTCAACTGATCGGTTTCTTCATAAAAGAAAGATTGGTCCTGCGCTTCTAGTTCCAAGAGAAGCTCCTGCCAGCCGGCTGCCTTTAAACGATCTGGCAATGTAGCTGCGTGAAACACCTTTAGGGAGGCCATCATTTCAAATGGTGTCTGCGGGTCGTATCCGTAAGACATAGCTGTCAACTGAACAGCTCGCAGGTTAATCAAGACCATGGCAAGAAAATCCGTGCTAACCGGCACAGCTCCACCCGTTCCCGTGATGCCTCCTTGAATGAGAGAATACATACGTTGTCTAGATGCCTGCTGACGATTTAAGTAGGCTAACTGGTCTAGTGTTAGCTTTTTCATATCGGGAATCGTCTTTACCTCTTCATTAAAAACTCTAGCAGAAGTTAAGATTCTCTCACGCGCTTCATTTTGAAATTGTGAACCTTGCAATAAAGAATGCATTTGAAAAAGTGCATTATCCAACTGACCAAAAAAAGTAGCCACTG
Proteins encoded in this region:
- a CDS encoding Xaa-Pro peptidase family protein, giving the protein MNQRLTKLMNWMKTEDIPFSFITSSENVFYLTGFRSDPHERLLGVAIFQEAEPFLVCPKMEVTDAQNSGWAYEVVGYTDIENPWEMIQSRVNSRINNTQQIAVEKQHLNVERYEELSTRFPSATFVSAEAKLEQLRMIKDEKELASLKKAAEYADYAIKVGTEAIQEGKSELEILAEIEFEMKKKGIAEMSFSTMVLTGANAASPHGIPGATKVQKGDLVLFDLGVVYEGYCSDITRTVAFGEINDKQREIYETVLKAEQAAIAAVKPGITAKEIDLIARSIIADAGYGEYFPHRLGHGLGISVHEFPSITETNELVLQEGMVFTIEPGIYVPGVAGVRIEDDVYVTSTGSQILTSFPKELLFV
- a CDS encoding CBS domain-containing protein, which encodes MITKHEQILHYIEELPIGEKISVRQIAKALSVSEGTAYRAIKDAETKGLVSAIERVGTIRIEQKKKENIEKLTFAEVVKIIDGQVLGGRAGLHKTLNKFVIGAMKLEAMMRYTGPGNLLIVGNRTQAHEHALQAGAAVLITGGFDTEEEVKKLADELELPVISTSYDTFTVATMINRAIYDQLIKKEIVLVGDIFTAFDQTAALSANDTVNDWLEKNRQTLHSRFPVIDDQLKVQGMVTAKDIMGHEKEWPIEKVMTKNPITVSVKTSVASASHIMIWEGIELLPVVDDHNRIQGIISRQDVLKALQMTQRQPQMGETLNDTITNQIDLSGKGESVYTFEVTPQMTNQIGTISYGVFTTLVTEAANQAMRAQKKGDLVIENITIYFIKPVQMESILEIHPKVLEVGRKFGKVDVEVFNSGILVGKALMMCQVIERN
- a CDS encoding metal-dependent hydrolase yields the protein MKVSYHGHSIVKVETKGKTILIDPFITGNGLTDLKVEEEHPDVIVLTHGHGDHVGDTIELAKKSGALVIAVNELAIYLAHQGLNTHPMHIGGSFEFDFGKVKFTQAFHGSGLQQADGTFLYMGMPAGVLLMIEGKTIYHAGDTGLFSDMKLIGERHPIDLAFLPIGDNFTMGPEDAAIAAQFLQAKQVIPIHFNTFPPIKQDPYAFINKLEANNGLVLEPGEVIEL
- a CDS encoding universal stress protein, producing the protein MSMKYENILVAVDGSKEAEWAFKKSIEISKRNDATLNLLHVIDTRSFAAIEAYDRTIAERASKYGSDLLEEYKAEAEKAGVKAVNTFVEYGSPKVIIPKDVAKKVEADLIVCGATGLNAMERFLIGSVSEHITRAARCDVLVVRTDKGE
- a CDS encoding S-layer homology domain-containing protein, which gives rise to MSVRAYEYKAEKSVEDGPIKNFKDAEKINAYAKESVQKAFRLGIMEGKTNDKFGPKESSTRAQSAKVLSVMLHKLEK
- the argH gene encoding argininosuccinate lyase, with translation MKKLWGGRFQKSAEQWVDEFGASIHFDQELVFEDLEGSIAHVTMLGETGILTKEEADQITGGLEALKEKASKGELAFSVAQEDIHLNLEKFLIEEIGAVGGKLHTGRSRNDQVATDMHLYLKKQVKLIIGLIEAFQEAIVEKAEAHVETLAPGYTHLQRAQPISFGHHLMAYFWMLQRDKERFQEGLKRTDISPLGAGALAGTTFPIDRELSAELLGFAGVYANSMDAVSDRDFILEFLSASSILMMHLSRLAEEMILWSSQEFQFIEMDDAFSTGSSIMPQKKNPDMAELIRGKTGRVYGNLFSLLTVLKGLPLAYNKDMQEDKEGMFDTVHTIIGSLKIFAGMVQTMKVNEDRLGEAVHNDFSNATELADYLASKGIPFREAHEIVGKLVLHCIQNQCYLADLPLEELKAASEVIEEDIYQVLSPYEAVKRRKSLGGTGFDQVQLQISAAKDLIDAQQALKE